AGAAAATGGTAGTACGCCTACCAGATGGTACGCTGATTGACAGCACGCTTTCTGATAACCTTCCGCCTGTCGTCGATCTCAGTGAACATGCTGATAAACAAGTGTTAGATATTGTTATCGCGCTTCCCCTTTTACTAGCGAATGGCGGAAATTTATTATCCGAGGCGAACGCAGATCGCCCGCGTCGTTTTGCACAAGAGTGGGTCAACGTTCAGGATTTAGTGGGCCACGAGCAAACCGATATTGCGGTATTGCGCCATGCGGTCAGTCTACGATTTGCGCATGATGAAAACAGCCATTACATCACTTGCCCTGTCGCACGGTTAGTTCGCAATGCTCAAGGTGGTTGGGTGTTTGACACCACCTTCATTCCGCCGCTGTTAAGCTGCCAAGGTAACCAAGAACTCGTCGCCCTACTCACTGAGTTTATGCATCGCTTAGTGGCAAAACGCCGTCGTTTAATGACATTACGCCGTGAAAGTAATGAAAAAATGGCAGATTTTGCGGTGGCTGATGTGTCTCTGTTTTGGTTGCTCAATGCGTTAAATAGCGCCGAGCCTGTGCTTAATGAGCTACGTTCATCGTTGAATCGCCACCCTGAAATGTTATATCGGGAACTGGTGCGTTTGGCGGGTGGGTTACTCACATTTTCCCTCGACCATCACATTGAAAGCATTCCTGAATATCAACATGCAAAACCAGAAGCGGTTTTTCCGCCGCTGTTTATGTTGCTCAACACCTTGTTAGAGGCCAGCTTACCCTCACGCATTGTCACCATTGATCTTGTCAAACAAGAACCTTTCTGGAAAGGCAAGCTGCATGATGGTCGTTTACGAGATAGCGCGGATTTCTATTTGTCTGTTCGATCATCGCTACCGACACACTTGTTAGCCACACAATTTCCATTGCTATGTAAGGCTGGAAGTGCTGATGACGTTGCCGATGTGGTGAATGTTGCGCTAAATGGTATTCCTCTGCGTGCATTGAGCCACGTCCCGACAGCCTTACCACTGCGACTCGAAAACCAATATTTCGCCCTTGATTTATCAAGCCCTGCGGGTATTGCCATGTTGGAGTCAGGAAATTGTTCGTTTTATGTCCCAAGTACGCTCGGGGATATCCAACTTGAATTATTCGCGGTGGTTCATTCATGAGTAAAAATACAGCAACACAAACCCTCGACAATATTTTTGCCGATACATGGCTAATGGTGTGCCAATTGCAGCAAGGTGTGCAGATCAACAACGGTGATGATCTTTATCATCATGCTTGTGAACTTATTGATCATACACGTCAATTGCTCACTCAACATGGGTATGATGAGCGCACCATAGAGCATATGCTCTATGCCCAATGCGCCTTACTTGATGAAAGCGTCTTGAAACGCAAAAAAGATGATTTTGGTTACCAAGCATGGGTTCAGTCACCTTTACAAGCACGTTATTTCAATACGTTAGATGCAGGTGAACAAATTTGGGATCGCTTGCGAGGGTTACTCTCCGAAGCCGCGCCCAACCAAGCCGCCCTGACCTGTTTTTACCGTATTTTAACTTTAGGTTTTGTTGGGAAATTTCGCCGCCTCGACCACCCTGAGCGCGAGCAAATTGTGGTTCAGCTCAATGCCTTGCTCCCTCGCTTTCAGTCCATATCTAAACTGCCTTTGGTCATAAAACCGAAACTGCGCTTTAGCCGCCGCCGCTTATATTGGCTTAGCTGGATGGCGGGGGCGGTAGTGATCTTCGCTATGTGGTGGGGTTTCTCAAACTCACTCGAGCATTTACTGCAACAATGGATGCCCCAAGGACAGTGATGCAAAACTCGATTAAATTCGTGGTCATCTTATTGGCAACCCTGCTTTTTTTGTGGTTAGTCTGGGGATTCTGGCCGTTAGGAAACACTGTTTCCCTGTTTCTCAGCGCGTTGGCTATTGTTATCGCAGGCGTTGCATGGTATTGGCGTTTTAAACAGCAACAACACTCCAAAATCCTTGAAAAACAAGTTAGTACGATGTTACCACCTGCTTCATACCAACAAGCTATCGTATTGGTGTGCGGGCAATCAGAGGCCTTGTTTCCTAACGGGTTAACCCACCGCGAAACGTCCCAAGCGTGGTATGTATCTATTACCTCCCCCGCCATGTTACTTGATGTGACGCAAACCGTGGTGGAAACCGCGCCAGTCCAGCTTGGGCAACTTTCTGTGTTATTTGCTGTATTACCAGAGCAACTGGTTTTACAAGAAACATTGACCCAAGAGATGCTTAATTGGCGACGTGCCATCAGCGAAAGTCGCAGCAAAGCGGGCGTTCATCTGCCATTTTGGGTTTCGCTGTATTTATCCCCCATTCAGCAGACTGACCCTTATGCAAAATACCGACACGAAGAGCGCCCTTGGCTGACATTACTCAATCACCAACGTGAATTTCAAGTCGAGCAAAATGGCAGTTTAGTTCAACCGCTATCTGAGTGGGTTCAGCAATTTTTTACCAGTGAGCACCAACAACTCCACACCATGTTGAGCTTTGATTATTTGCTGGATTGGTTGCAACAGGTATTTACCCCGCAATTAACCGTGGAACAAGCCGGTGTGCGTAAGCTAGTGCCTTCCGCTTGGGCGATACAATTCATTCCCATTACCAGCGTAGAAAATAATTCATGGCAGCAATTTATTACGCGAAGAACAGGCTTAGCACCGCTAACATCGACGCAGAATGTGCCACTTTTGCCCCTGCCCGATATTTTACTCACACGCTTACACCACGATATCAGCCTGAACCGCTATGAACGTTTAATGGGTGCCGTTGGGATTATCTGCGGTCTGTTTTTAGTGGGCGCCTTAAGCGGCAGTTACCACAATAACCGCCAGTTAGTTCGCCATGTAGGGGAAGACACCGCGCGGTTTATTCAACTTTCGGATACGCCGCTAGCACCAAAGCTAGTGACTTATCAACAACTTCAAACCGATGCTGTTCAGCTATCCCATTGGCAACGAGAAGGTGTGCCTACAGGCTATTCACTGGCCTTATACCAAGGTAGTTATTTATTACCACACTTGCACGTTTTACTGAGCAGTTGGGCTCCTCCCGCCCCACCTGCCCCCGTCATTGTGCAAGAGGCCTCTGAGATGGTGAGCCTCGACAGCCTATCGCTGTTCGATGTCGGCCAATACACATTAAAACCGAGCGCAACCAAAGTGTTAATCGATGCACTGATCCATATCCGCGCAAAATCTGGTTGGCTAATTGTGGTCTCGGGCTATACCGACAACACAGGTAACCCAGTAAACAACCAAAAACTATCACTGCAACGCGCCGAATCTGTGCGTGATTGGATGATACAAACCAGCGACATCGCACCTTCGTGTTTTGCGGTACAAGGCAACGGGCAAGCTAACCCTATTGCCAGCAACAACACCGCAGAAGGACGCGCGAAAAATCGCCGGGTCGAAATTCGTTTAATGCCCCAAGTGGATGCTTGTCAGGCATCGAATGAGTAAAAACGTGTCCCTGAAGGACAGTGACACACATTTCACTATTATGGAGATGTAATTTATGGCTATTCCTATTTACCTATGGCTTAAAGATGATGGCGGTGCGGACATCAAAGGTTCTGTCAATGTACAAGACCGTGAAGGCAGCATCGAAATCGTGGCTCAAGACCATAACTTGTATATCCCAACGGATAACAACACCGGTAAGTTAACTGGCACGCGTATTCATACGCCTTTCATTTTCGTTAAAGAAATTGATTCCTCTACGCCTTACTTATACAAAGCGGTCACCACTGGCCAAACGCTGAAAAAAGCCGAGTTCAAATGGTACCGCATTGATGATGCAGGCCAAGAAGTTGAATATTTCAACACCACCCTTGAAAACGTCAAAGTCGTCAAAGTCGCGCCAAAAATGCACGACGTTAAAGAGCCAAGTAAAGAAAAACATAACCACCTCGAAGAAATCGAGCTGCGTTATGAAAAAATTACGTGGACCTTTAAAGACGGCAACATCATTCATTCTGATTCTTGGAATGAGAGATCAACCGCTTAATTTTCGCATTGCAGGTGCTTGTCGCCTGCTTTTTTTATTTTTCCCACATACAAACCCAATAACACAAATGCTTATGCCCCTATGCGAAAGGGAAAGGGCGGTAGCGTACCTCGGCCCCCCTTTTCACGGTAAATATCAAATAGCCAATTTGTAGGAAGAAGAGAACATGGAAAACTCCCCCGTTATGCTGTTACGTCGTTTAAACCCTTTTTGTGCCAACGCATTAGAAGCTGCGGCTTCCTTATGCCAAACCCGTGCGCATGCAGAAATAACGATTGAGCATTGGTTACTTAAACTCCTCGAACTTGGTGAAAGCGATATTATGGTGTTAGCACGTCGCTATGAGTGGGACATGACCGCATTATGGCAAAGCTTATTGGATAGCATTGAGCAGCTCCCCCGCTCTGTACATAGCCGACCACAACTTGCTAAGCCCTTATTAACGTTAATCCAACAAGCGTGGATTAATGCCTCTTTAGATGAAGATGTAGAACATATTCGCAGCGTCCATTTATTAGCCGCAATCATCAAACAGCCAGCGTTGTTACCTAACGAAAACTTATGGCCACTGATGACCTTGAGTGCCACCCAATTACAGCGATTACGCCCTTTGTTGGATGCGCAGTCCGATGAACGCCCTGAAGTACAGCAATTGGCGGTGCATAACAGCCCTACCCATGCAGAGCCTGCTAACCAAACCGATAACAACACGCAGGCTACGTCTGGCGTGGCAGGTACACCACTCAATGACGCCTTACTTGCCGTTTTAAACAAATTTACCCTTGATGTGACCGAAAAAGCCCGTGAGGGTGCCATCGACCCCGTGTTTGGTCGCGATGACGAAATTCGCCAGATGGTGGATATTCTCTCCCGCCGTCGTAAAAACAACCCTATTTTAGTGGGTGAACCGGGTGTCGGGAAAACCGCATTGGTCGAAGGGCTGGCCTTGCGTATTGCTCAGGGTAACGTCCCTGTTAGCCTGCAAACTACCGCATTGCGCACCCTCGATTTAGGCTTATTGCAAGCGGGCGCAGGGGTTAAAGGGGAATTTGAACAGCGCCTTAAAAATGTGATTGAAGCCGTGCAGCAATCCCCAACCCCTATTTTGCTGTTTATTGATGAAGCCCACACCATCATTGGCGCAGGCAACCAAGCAGGTGGTGCCGATGCAGCCAACTTGCTTAAACCAGCCTTAGCTCGTGGCGAATTGCGCACTATCGCCGCCACAACATGGTCTGAGTATAAACAGTATTTTGAGCGCGATGCCGCATTAGAACGCCGTTTTCAAGTGGTCAAAGTGGACGAGCCTGACGACGAAAAAGCCTGCCTAATGTTGCGTGGCCTAAAGTCCCGCTACGCCAAATACCATGGTGTGCATATTACGGATAATGCAGTCAAAGCAGCCGTGACGTTGTCACGTCGCTACCTCACTGGCCGCCAACTGCCCGATAAAGCCGTCGATTTGCTGGATACCGCCAGTGCCCGTATTCGCATGAGTTTAGACACGTTACCCGAAGAACTCACCCGCTTAACATCACGCCAACAAGCGCTATCACTGGAGCAGCAAGCTATTAATGACGATATCGCCATTGGTAACACTGCCAGCCAACCCGCCCTTGATAAACTGGCCGCAGAAGAACAAGACATTGAACAGCAACTGGCGGATATCAAACACCGTTTTGAGCAAGAAAAAAGCTTAATTAGCCAATTAATGACCTTGCGAAGCGAAGAAAAAGACGTCACTGAGGTACAAGGGCAATTAGACCATTTGCAACAAGGTAAACCGTTGATTTGCCCTGATGTGGACGTGCGCACTGTCGCAACGGTGATAGCAGACTGGACTGGCGTGCCCCTTTCAAGCCTGCTCAAAGATGAACAAACGGGCTTACTTGAACTCGAAAATAACTTAGCCCAGCGTGTGGTGGGGCAAGAAAGTGCCCTTATCGCCTTAGGGCAGCGGCTACGTGCCGCCCGTACAGGCTTAGCCTCTGAAAACGGGCCACAAGGCGTGTTCTTATTGGTCGGCCCAAGCGGTGTTGGGAAAACAGAAACCGCGTTAGCACTGGCTGACCAACTCTTTGGCGGTGAAAAAGCCCTCGTCACCATTAATATGTCGGAATACCAAGAAGCCCACACGGTCAGCCAACTTAAAGGTTCCCCACCAGGTTACGTGGGTTACGGGCAAGGCGGCGTGCTAACCGAGGCCGTCCGCAAGCGCCCTTACAGCGTGGTATTACTTGATGAAGTGGAAAAAGCCCACCGCGACGTGATCAACCTGTTCTATCAAGTGTTTGACCGCGGTTTTATGCGTGACGGTGAAGGGCGTGAAATCGATTTTCGCAATACGGTGATTTTAATGACCGCCAATTTAGGCAGTGATTTGTTGATGCAACAACTTGAGGAATTCCCTGAGTCCAGCGACAGCGAGTTGCATGAATTGCTGCGCCCCACACTGCGCGACCATTTCCAACCTGCCTTATTAGCCCGTTTCCAAACCCTGATTTACCGCCCATTAGGGCCAACTGCCCTGCGCACCATTGTTGAAATGAAGCTAGGTAGTGTCATCAAACGCCTGCAACTGCATTACGGTTTAACGGGGCACGTTGAAGAAGCGCTGTACGACACGTTAGTCAGTGC
The window above is part of the Providencia sp. R33 genome. Proteins encoded here:
- the tssK gene encoding type VI secretion system baseplate subunit TssK, coding for MKIYRPLWTDGAFLTPQQFQQQARWDSHITDVVAGMTIASPWGVISTEFDESALTISRLSAQKMVVRLPDGTLIDSTLSDNLPPVVDLSEHADKQVLDIVIALPLLLANGGNLLSEANADRPRRFAQEWVNVQDLVGHEQTDIAVLRHAVSLRFAHDENSHYITCPVARLVRNAQGGWVFDTTFIPPLLSCQGNQELVALLTEFMHRLVAKRRRLMTLRRESNEKMADFAVADVSLFWLLNALNSAEPVLNELRSSLNRHPEMLYRELVRLAGGLLTFSLDHHIESIPEYQHAKPEAVFPPLFMLLNTLLEASLPSRIVTIDLVKQEPFWKGKLHDGRLRDSADFYLSVRSSLPTHLLATQFPLLCKAGSADDVADVVNVALNGIPLRALSHVPTALPLRLENQYFALDLSSPAGIAMLESGNCSFYVPSTLGDIQLELFAVVHS
- the tssL gene encoding type VI secretion system protein TssL, short form encodes the protein MSKNTATQTLDNIFADTWLMVCQLQQGVQINNGDDLYHHACELIDHTRQLLTQHGYDERTIEHMLYAQCALLDESVLKRKKDDFGYQAWVQSPLQARYFNTLDAGEQIWDRLRGLLSEAAPNQAALTCFYRILTLGFVGKFRRLDHPEREQIVVQLNALLPRFQSISKLPLVIKPKLRFSRRRLYWLSWMAGAVVIFAMWWGFSNSLEHLLQQWMPQGQ
- a CDS encoding OmpA family protein, encoding MQNSIKFVVILLATLLFLWLVWGFWPLGNTVSLFLSALAIVIAGVAWYWRFKQQQHSKILEKQVSTMLPPASYQQAIVLVCGQSEALFPNGLTHRETSQAWYVSITSPAMLLDVTQTVVETAPVQLGQLSVLFAVLPEQLVLQETLTQEMLNWRRAISESRSKAGVHLPFWVSLYLSPIQQTDPYAKYRHEERPWLTLLNHQREFQVEQNGSLVQPLSEWVQQFFTSEHQQLHTMLSFDYLLDWLQQVFTPQLTVEQAGVRKLVPSAWAIQFIPITSVENNSWQQFITRRTGLAPLTSTQNVPLLPLPDILLTRLHHDISLNRYERLMGAVGIICGLFLVGALSGSYHNNRQLVRHVGEDTARFIQLSDTPLAPKLVTYQQLQTDAVQLSHWQREGVPTGYSLALYQGSYLLPHLHVLLSSWAPPAPPAPVIVQEASEMVSLDSLSLFDVGQYTLKPSATKVLIDALIHIRAKSGWLIVVSGYTDNTGNPVNNQKLSLQRAESVRDWMIQTSDIAPSCFAVQGNGQANPIASNNTAEGRAKNRRVEIRLMPQVDACQASNE
- a CDS encoding Hcp family type VI secretion system effector produces the protein MAIPIYLWLKDDGGADIKGSVNVQDREGSIEIVAQDHNLYIPTDNNTGKLTGTRIHTPFIFVKEIDSSTPYLYKAVTTGQTLKKAEFKWYRIDDAGQEVEYFNTTLENVKVVKVAPKMHDVKEPSKEKHNHLEEIELRYEKITWTFKDGNIIHSDSWNERSTA
- the tssH gene encoding type VI secretion system ATPase TssH; amino-acid sequence: MENSPVMLLRRLNPFCANALEAAASLCQTRAHAEITIEHWLLKLLELGESDIMVLARRYEWDMTALWQSLLDSIEQLPRSVHSRPQLAKPLLTLIQQAWINASLDEDVEHIRSVHLLAAIIKQPALLPNENLWPLMTLSATQLQRLRPLLDAQSDERPEVQQLAVHNSPTHAEPANQTDNNTQATSGVAGTPLNDALLAVLNKFTLDVTEKAREGAIDPVFGRDDEIRQMVDILSRRRKNNPILVGEPGVGKTALVEGLALRIAQGNVPVSLQTTALRTLDLGLLQAGAGVKGEFEQRLKNVIEAVQQSPTPILLFIDEAHTIIGAGNQAGGADAANLLKPALARGELRTIAATTWSEYKQYFERDAALERRFQVVKVDEPDDEKACLMLRGLKSRYAKYHGVHITDNAVKAAVTLSRRYLTGRQLPDKAVDLLDTASARIRMSLDTLPEELTRLTSRQQALSLEQQAINDDIAIGNTASQPALDKLAAEEQDIEQQLADIKHRFEQEKSLISQLMTLRSEEKDVTEVQGQLDHLQQGKPLICPDVDVRTVATVIADWTGVPLSSLLKDEQTGLLELENNLAQRVVGQESALIALGQRLRAARTGLASENGPQGVFLLVGPSGVGKTETALALADQLFGGEKALVTINMSEYQEAHTVSQLKGSPPGYVGYGQGGVLTEAVRKRPYSVVLLDEVEKAHRDVINLFYQVFDRGFMRDGEGREIDFRNTVILMTANLGSDLLMQQLEEFPESSDSELHELLRPTLRDHFQPALLARFQTLIYRPLGPTALRTIVEMKLGSVIKRLQLHYGLTGHVEEALYDTLVSACLLPDTGARNIDSLLNQQILPVLSQQLLMRQSTQQNAQSITLGYDEEEGITLSFDDQGVTL